Proteins encoded by one window of Lathyrus oleraceus cultivar Zhongwan6 chromosome 1, CAAS_Psat_ZW6_1.0, whole genome shotgun sequence:
- the LOC127137728 gene encoding mediator of RNA polymerase II transcription subunit 18 has translation MECVVQGIIETQHVEALEILLQGLCGVKRERLRIHEICLKNGPNLGTVASEVRLLCDLEQTEPSWTVRHVGGAMRGAGADQISVLVRTIVESKVSKNVLRMFYTLGYKLDNELLRVGFSFQFNYRVANVIVARITVTVSSVNKMMKLHATDEAVPITPGIQIVQVTAPATAENYTDVAAGMQSFCEYLAPLLHLSKPGVSTGVVPTAAAAAASLMSDGGGTPLQ, from the exons ATGGAATGTGTGGTTCAGGGAATTATTGAGACACAG CATGTTGAGGCCCTTGAGATTCTTCTCCAGGGGCTATGTGGTGTTAAAAGAGAGCGATTGAGGATCCATGAAATATGTCTTAAGAATGGTCCAAATCTCG GCACAGTGGCCTCAGAGGTTCGACTTCTATGTGATCTAGAGCAAACTGAACCATCATG GACTGTTAGACATGTAGGTGGTGCAATGAGGGGTGCTGGTGCTGATCAAATTTCAGTTCTAGTTAGAACAATAGTGGAAAGCAAAGTGAGCAAAAACGTGCTTCGAATGTTCTATACACTGGGGTACAAGTTAGACAATGAGCTTCTGAGGGTGGGGTTTTCCTTCCAGTTCAATTATAGGGTGGCAAATGTCATTGTGGCACGAATCACTGTAACGGTTTCGTCAGTCAATAAAATGATGAAGCTGCATGCTACTGACGAGGCCGTGCCAATAACACCTGGCATACAGATTGTCCAAGTAACAGCACCTGCTACTGCTGAAAACTATACCGATGTTGCTGCTGGTATGCAATCCTTTTGCGAATACCTTGCCCC GCTTCTTCATCTGTCCAAACCGGGCGTTTCAACTGGTGTTGTTCCTACTGCTGCTGCCGCAGCTGCATCTCTAATGTCTGATGGTGGGGGTACACCTTTGCAGTAG
- the LOC127108078 gene encoding uncharacterized protein LOC127108078, with translation MSQHQDTLASKITRSTLNVSASSMGIPDDEILDISPLSVIPVQDIDLNQPISIDASASACSNQGNPSSIPSGPTPATNSKEGTHYTDRVIRDLVTRILNEGHPVKGVYTPFSQMYPSPEVEQHSGKDVDSSSSDKDLAAEGLRSLGQTMSEKGKFVASHTTNASHSEKHDDAYVVIDLEDGSSDDQEEILIHHMKPSVAKRMQTRKGKSVAELMSARKAKKTAGIGPSKPWNKVEVKKRKARDDSEPEEDVEEDVPDISPAKKTTVRKSPVKVPAVHLDNISFHLEDGAVKWKFVIQRRVAVERELGKDAADVKEVMDLIKVVGLLKTVAGFSPCYEGLVKEFIVNIPEDISDKNGKEFCKVYVRGRKIEGAGELEVTDNQVCREITARQVKVWPVKKHLPAGKLTVKYAILHKIGATNWVPTNHISNIANTLGRFIFADGTKVKFDYGSHVEDIVMTSTMKRPASKVGTIVELKETCKELGEGIRVAITRKQSLEALIASLEQAEGENIAHEEEAEAHTSSERYANNDDASDNAGSGADEEAANSSSTE, from the exons atgtcacaacatcaagaTACCCTTGCTTCAAAAATTACTAGGTCTACTCTAAACGTTAGTGCTTCTTCCATGGGCATCCCTGATGATGAGATTCTGGATATTTCTCCTCTCTCTGTTATTCCTGTCCAGGACATTGACTTAAACCAACCCATCTCCATTGATGCCTCCGCTTCTGCATGTTCTAATCAAGGTAATCCCTCTAGTATTCCTTCTGGTCCAACTCCTGCCACTAACTCTAAGGAAGGAACACACTATACTGATCGTGTTATAAGAGacctagtcactaggattctaaATGAAGGCCACCCCGTGAAGGGAGTTTATACTCCCTTTTCtcaaatgtacccctctcctgaggttgaacaACATAGTGGTAAGGATGTCGATTCTTCCAGTTCTGACAAAGACTTGGCTGCTGAAGGGTTGCGCTCTCTAGGGCAGACCATGTCTGAAAAAGGGAAATTCGTGGCTTCTCACACTACTAATGCTTCCCACTCTGAGAAGCATGATGATGCATATGTTGTGATTGATCTAGAGGATGGTAGCTCTGATGATCAAGAGGAAATCTTGATTCATCACATGAAGCCAAGTGTGGCTAAACGCATGCAGACTCGCAAAGGAAAATCTGTGGCTGAACTTATGTCAGCTAGAAAAGCCAAGAAGACTGCTGGTATTGGTCCCTCCAAACCATGGAACAAGGTTGAAGTAAAGAAGAGGAAGGCCAGAGATGATTCTGAGCCTGAAgaggatgttgaggaagatgtccctgacatctcgCCTGCAAAGAAAACTACTGTTAGGAAGTCTCCTGTTAAAGTCCCTGCTGTTCATTTGGATAACATCTCCTTCCATCTTGAGGATGGAGCTGTTaagtggaaatttgtgattcaGAGAAGGGTAGCTGTGGAAAGGGAGTTGGGAAAAGATGCTGCTGATgtcaaggaggtcatggacctgataaAAGTTGTTGGGCTGTTGAAAACTGTTGCTGGGTTCTCTCCATGCTATGAAGGTTTAGTTAAGGAATTTATTGTTAACATTCCTGAGGATATTTCTGATAAGAACGGTAAGGAGTTCTGTAAGGTGTATGTGAGGG GCAGAAAAATTGAGGGTGCAGGAGAATTAGAAGTTACAGACAATCAAGTATGTAGGGAGATTACAGCTAGGCAGGTGAAAGTTTGGCCGGttaaaaagcatcttcctgctgGGAAGTTGACTGTCAAGTATGCTATCCTGCATAAAATAGGAGCTACCAACTGGGTCCCTACCAACCATATCTCCAACATTGCTAATACTCTTGGGAGGTTTATTTTTGCTGATGGAACAAAAGTAAaatttgactatg GAAGTCATGTCGaggatattgtcatgacatctacCATGAAAAGGCCAGCCTCAAAAGTTGGAACAATTGTTGAGCTTAAGGAAACGTGCAAAGAGCTAGgtgaagggataagggtagcCATAACTAGAAAACAATCATTGGAAGCCTTGATTGCAAGCTTGGAACAAGCTGAGGGTGAAAATATTGCTCATGAGGAAGAAgctgaagcccacacctctagtgagaggtaTGCAAACAATGATGATGCCAGTGACAATGCTGGTTCTGGTGCTGATGAAGAAGCTGCAAACTCAAGCTCTACTGAGTAG